From a region of the Natator depressus isolate rNatDep1 chromosome 15, rNatDep2.hap1, whole genome shotgun sequence genome:
- the FAM222A gene encoding protein FAM222A encodes MLACLQRTQNPPAQHLACPNKTLEPRKCETAASMHSPRYPSPAELDAYAQKVANNPLTIKIFPTNIRVPQHKHLNRTVNGYDTTGQRYSPYPVHSSGYQGLLAIVKASSKSIVKNSEGKRTKMSPAQVAIAPYPVSSTLAPGLSCAGHLNYHSTQKQLDVPVPPNVTVATSVIPLAGRNLTLQQSNLPSIQSIIYQINQQCQAQGSQQACQGVVVTNPSPAKHGAASGFASMATAGAAVAYAGAVLPDCRKGAELAISSNPAVTVGPKAGLYPDGMDYLLWQQKQQQLRMYSGGSGGGGAVSKSPETCAGVSRPYTLAGAVDKVSSSPLNCVGMHGNFSVGQYFAPPWNSILVTPNSDCYNPQELANGHRELGVPPSDGLSSKTLCNTSILSSSLQSLEYLINDIHPPCIKEQMLGKGYETVSVPRLLDHQHAHIRLPVYR; translated from the coding sequence GTGAAACGGCGGCCTCCATGCATTCCCCACGCTACCCCAGCCCAGCCGAACTGGATGCCTATGCACAGAAAGTCGCCAACAACCCCCTAACGATCAAGATCTTTCCCACCAACATCAGGGTCCCCCAGCACAAGCACCTTAACCGGACGGTCAATGGGTACGACACGACAGGGCAGCGCTACAGCCCCTACCCCGTGCATTCCAGCGGCTACCAGGGCCTCCTGGCCATCGTAAAGGCCTCCAGCAAAAGCATCGTGAAGAACTCGGAGGGCAAGCGGACTAAGATGTCTCCAGCGCAGGTGGCCATTGCCCCCTACCCAGTGTCAAGCACTTTAGCGCCAGGCCTCTCGTGCGCCGGGCACTTGAATTATCACAGTACTCAGAAGCAGCTCGACGTTCCAGTCCCCCCAAACGTGACCGTAGCTACGTCCGTGATCCCGCTCGCAGGCCGGAACCTGACCCTGCAGCAGTCCAACTTGCCCTCTATCCAGAGCATCATCTACCAGATCAATCAGCAGTGccaggcccagggctcccagcaggCCTGCCAAGGGGTAGTGGTGACCAACCCCAGCCCCGCCAAGCACGGCGCGGCCAGTGGCTTCGCTAGCATGGCGACGGCGGGTGCTGCCGTGGCCTATGCCGGTGCCGTCCTGCCCGACTGCCGCAAAGGGGCAGAACTCGCCATAAGCTCCAACCCGGCCGTGACCGTCGGCCCCAAGGCCGGCCTCTACCCGGATGGCATGGATTACCTTCTCTGGcagcagaaacagcagcagctccgAATGTACAGCGGGGGCAGCGGAGGGGGGGGCGCCGTCAGCAAGTCCCCGGAGACATGTGCGGGGGTCTCACGCCCCTACACCCTGGCGGGCGCGGTGGACAAGGTCAGCTCCTCCCCTTTGAACTGTGTGGGCATGCACGGCAACTTCTCGGTGGGCCAGTATTTTGCCCCCCCTTGGAACAGCATCTTGGTCACCCCCAACAGCGACTGTTACAACCCCCAGGAGCTCGCCAACGGGCACCGCGAGCTCGGAGTGCCCCCCTCCGATGGCCTGTCCAGCAAAACGCTCTGCAATACCTCCATCCTTAGCAGCAGCCTCCAGTCGCTGGAGTATCTCATCAACGACATCCACCCGCCATGCATCAAAGAGCAGATGCTGGGCAAGGGCTACGAGACAGTGTCTGTGCCAAGACTCTTGGACCATCAACACGCCCACATTCGCCTGCCCGTCTACAGATAA